One region of Terricaulis silvestris genomic DNA includes:
- a CDS encoding ABC-F family ATP-binding cassette domain-containing protein, producing the protein MLEISDLTYRVGARPLFENANAFIAEGWKVGLVGRNGTGKSTLLRLIQDEVGKPNASIRVRRGARIGFVAQEAPQVDTPLLDLVMAADAEMTSLLAEAETAEDPQRIADIHMRLAEIDGYSGEARASAIMVGLGFEQDELRRPAREFSGGWRMRAALAGVLFSAPDLLVLDEPTNYLDLEGAAWLEEYLREYEHTVVCVSHDREMLNRSVTHILALDDKKLEVFVGGYDAYLRKRAERMSLAVGMKAKQDAQRAHLQKFIDRFRAKASKATQAQSRIKQLEKMQDIAVPLEERTIPFHFEDPVQLASPLVVLDEADLGYVEGKPVLKKVSLRLDHDDRVVVIGPNGQGKTTLVKSIAARLALLSGKRVASGKAVMGYFSQDQLDELREGETVLEHVRDLEPDWAPPRLRGLAARMGFGQEKIDTKVQNLSGGEKVRLLLGLMAHAKPHVLILDEPTSHLDIDSREALIHAINEYEGAVLLITHDIYLAEACADRLWLVYHGRARQYDGDLEDYRKLVAAADRPADDGEKHVAALVEQVTPKPKASKYTLQRKLEAAEKEIEQANEALTRIDSALADPELFTKDQKRGESLLKERAHAATALARAEAAWLEASEAMESVA; encoded by the coding sequence ATGCTTGAAATTTCGGACCTCACCTATCGCGTCGGCGCGCGGCCGCTGTTCGAGAACGCCAACGCGTTCATCGCGGAGGGCTGGAAGGTCGGGCTCGTCGGGCGGAATGGCACCGGCAAGTCGACGCTGCTCAGGCTGATCCAGGACGAGGTGGGCAAGCCCAATGCGTCGATCCGTGTGCGGCGCGGTGCGCGGATCGGGTTCGTGGCGCAGGAGGCGCCGCAAGTGGACACGCCGCTGCTCGACCTAGTGATGGCGGCGGACGCAGAGATGACATCGCTGCTCGCCGAAGCGGAGACGGCGGAAGATCCCCAGCGCATCGCCGACATTCACATGCGCCTGGCCGAGATCGACGGCTATTCCGGTGAAGCGCGGGCGAGCGCGATCATGGTCGGCCTGGGCTTTGAGCAAGACGAATTGCGCCGGCCGGCGCGCGAATTCTCCGGCGGTTGGCGCATGCGCGCGGCGTTGGCAGGCGTGTTGTTTTCGGCGCCCGATCTGTTGGTGCTCGACGAACCGACCAACTATCTCGATCTCGAAGGCGCGGCGTGGCTCGAAGAATATCTGCGCGAGTATGAGCACACCGTGGTGTGCGTCAGCCACGACCGCGAAATGCTGAACCGCTCGGTGACGCACATTCTGGCGCTGGACGATAAGAAGCTCGAAGTGTTTGTCGGCGGCTATGATGCGTATCTGCGCAAGCGCGCCGAGCGCATGTCGCTCGCTGTCGGCATGAAGGCCAAGCAGGATGCGCAGCGCGCGCACTTGCAGAAGTTCATCGATCGCTTCCGCGCCAAGGCTTCCAAAGCCACGCAGGCGCAGAGCCGGATCAAACAGCTTGAAAAGATGCAGGACATCGCCGTGCCGCTCGAAGAGCGCACGATCCCGTTTCATTTCGAAGACCCAGTGCAGCTCGCTTCGCCGCTTGTAGTGCTGGATGAAGCCGATCTGGGCTACGTCGAAGGCAAGCCGGTGCTGAAGAAGGTGTCGCTGCGGCTTGATCACGACGACCGCGTCGTCGTCATCGGTCCAAACGGGCAGGGCAAGACGACATTGGTGAAGTCGATCGCGGCGCGGCTGGCGTTGCTCTCCGGCAAGCGCGTCGCTTCGGGCAAAGCGGTGATGGGCTATTTCAGCCAGGATCAGCTCGACGAATTGCGCGAAGGCGAAACGGTGCTGGAGCACGTGCGCGATCTGGAGCCTGATTGGGCGCCGCCGCGCTTGCGTGGGCTCGCGGCGCGGATGGGGTTTGGGCAAGAGAAAATCGACACCAAGGTGCAGAACCTGAGCGGCGGCGAGAAGGTGCGCTTGCTGCTCGGGCTGATGGCGCACGCGAAACCGCATGTGCTGATCCTCGACGAGCCGACGTCGCACTTGGACATCGATAGCCGTGAAGCGCTGATCCACGCGATCAATGAATATGAAGGCGCCGTGCTGCTGATCACGCACGACATCTATCTGGCCGAAGCGTGCGCGGATCGGTTGTGGCTCGTCTATCACGGGCGCGCGCGGCAGTATGACGGCGACCTGGAAGATTATCGCAAGCTCGTCGCGGCGGCGGACCGGCCGGCGGATGACGGCGAGAAGCATGTTGCCGCGCTGGTTGAGCAGGTGACGCCGAAACCAAAGGCTTCGAAGTACACGCTGCAACGCAAGCTTGAGGCGGCAGAGAAGGAGATCGAGCAGGCCAACGAAGCGCTAACGCGGATCGATTCGGCGCTGGCCGATCCGGAGCTGTTCACGAAGGATCAAAAGCGCGGGGAGAGCTTGCTGAAGGAGCGCGCGCACGCGGCGACCGCGCTGGCGCGGGCGGAGGCGGCTTGGCTTGAGGCGAGCGAGGCGATGGAGAGCGTCGCGTAA
- a CDS encoding endonuclease domain-containing protein yields the protein MKHDPDSVSRARASRKDQTGAEAKLWSLLRNRRLIKHKFRRQYPIGPWVADFACPAIKLAIEVDGPSHDTSDQQAWDEMKTGYLRTSGWRVIRVKNADVYQALGEVEAASSQKLATKASPLPVRERVSVSEANDG from the coding sequence ATGAAGCACGATCCTGACTCCGTCAGCCGTGCGCGAGCAAGCCGCAAGGATCAAACGGGCGCTGAAGCAAAGTTATGGTCGCTCTTACGCAATCGACGCCTGATCAAGCACAAATTCAGACGCCAGTATCCGATCGGCCCATGGGTGGCGGATTTCGCATGTCCAGCCATCAAGTTGGCGATCGAAGTAGATGGCCCGTCGCACGACACATCAGACCAACAAGCGTGGGACGAGATGAAGACCGGATATTTGAGAACATCCGGCTGGCGCGTCATCCGCGTCAAGAACGCCGATGTCTACCAAGCTCTCGGCGAAGTCGAAGCCGCATCATCGCAGAAGTTGGCGACTAAGGCGTCCCCTCTCCCGGTTAGGGAGAGGGTGTCAGTGAGCGAAGCGAACGACGGGTGA
- a CDS encoding ATP-dependent helicase, whose translation MSRIISAALDDLNAEQRAAVEHGLEPLLVIAGAGSGKTKTLSCRVAHLVAQGADPSRILLLTFSRRAASEMIARIGNVMAGDVRIPWAGTFHAIGARLLRELAPVIGIDPEFTIHDRSDSADLMGMVRQELGVATGAKRFPMKGTCLAIYSRVVNADESVADALAAAFPWCREWEAELKRLFAAYVEAKQKQNVLDYDDLLWLWAEAMNEPALAREVGARFDHVLVDEYQDTNKLQARILLAMKPDGQGVTVVGDDAQSIYSFRAADVRNILEFPKAYARETRLVTLEQNYRSTVPILEASNAVIDLAQERFTKNLRTTRSGGGAPKLVSVRDEVAQASYVAECVLEARERGVALTQQAVLFRAADFSAPVELELAKRDIPFVKFGGLKFLEAAHVKDFLAILRWAQNGGDRIAGFRTLQLVPGVGPAKAARILDAMDETGAYGVVRNTAPPAGAGEAWDTLKGMLDDLRGATWPGDLELAARWYGPLMNERYEDARVRTGDVEQLQRIGSTFGSRTSFLTELTLDPPNSTSDESGPAHKDDDYLILSTIHSAKGQEWKNVFVLNVVDGCMPSDLGAGSTAELEEERRLLYVAMTRAKDELHLITPQRFYHTQQGKGGDKHVYAIRSRFVPTNILPKFEQMAWAPGEGVDGVQDRGPLPKIDLAARARGRFS comes from the coding sequence ATGTCGCGAATCATCAGTGCAGCTTTGGACGATCTGAACGCGGAGCAGCGCGCTGCCGTTGAGCATGGGCTTGAGCCGCTCCTGGTGATTGCGGGCGCGGGGTCGGGGAAGACGAAGACGTTGTCGTGCCGCGTTGCGCATCTGGTGGCGCAGGGGGCCGATCCGTCGCGCATTTTGTTGCTGACGTTTTCGCGGCGCGCGGCGAGTGAGATGATTGCGCGCATTGGCAACGTGATGGCCGGCGATGTGCGGATTCCGTGGGCGGGGACGTTTCACGCGATTGGCGCGCGGTTGTTGCGCGAACTGGCGCCGGTGATTGGCATCGATCCGGAATTTACGATCCACGATCGCAGCGATAGCGCCGATCTGATGGGCATGGTGCGCCAGGAGCTTGGCGTGGCGACGGGCGCGAAGCGCTTTCCGATGAAGGGCACGTGCCTCGCGATTTATTCGCGCGTCGTGAATGCGGATGAGAGCGTGGCCGACGCGCTGGCGGCGGCGTTTCCGTGGTGCCGCGAGTGGGAAGCGGAGCTGAAGCGGCTGTTCGCGGCGTATGTGGAAGCAAAGCAAAAGCAGAACGTGTTGGACTATGACGATCTGCTTTGGCTCTGGGCCGAGGCGATGAATGAGCCGGCGTTGGCGCGCGAGGTCGGCGCGCGGTTCGATCACGTGCTGGTCGATGAATATCAGGACACGAACAAGCTGCAGGCGCGCATTCTGCTGGCGATGAAGCCGGATGGGCAGGGCGTGACTGTCGTGGGCGATGACGCGCAGTCGATCTATTCGTTCCGCGCGGCGGACGTGCGCAACATCTTGGAGTTTCCGAAAGCGTACGCGCGTGAGACGCGGCTGGTGACGCTGGAGCAAAATTATCGCTCGACGGTGCCGATCCTTGAGGCGTCGAACGCCGTGATCGATTTGGCGCAGGAGCGCTTCACCAAAAATCTGCGCACGACGCGGAGCGGCGGCGGCGCCCCTAAGCTGGTGAGCGTGCGCGATGAGGTGGCGCAAGCGTCGTATGTCGCCGAGTGCGTGCTGGAGGCGCGCGAGCGCGGCGTGGCGCTGACGCAGCAAGCGGTGCTGTTCCGCGCGGCGGATTTTTCGGCGCCAGTGGAGTTGGAGTTGGCCAAGCGCGATATTCCGTTCGTGAAGTTTGGCGGGCTGAAGTTTCTCGAAGCCGCGCACGTGAAGGATTTTCTGGCGATCCTGCGCTGGGCGCAGAACGGTGGCGATCGCATTGCGGGTTTCCGCACGTTGCAGCTGGTGCCCGGTGTTGGGCCAGCGAAGGCGGCGCGGATCTTGGACGCGATGGATGAGACGGGCGCTTACGGCGTCGTGCGCAACACGGCGCCGCCGGCGGGTGCGGGCGAGGCGTGGGATACGCTCAAAGGCATGCTCGATGATCTGCGCGGCGCGACGTGGCCGGGTGATTTGGAATTGGCGGCGCGTTGGTACGGGCCGCTGATGAATGAGCGCTATGAGGATGCGCGTGTGCGGACGGGCGATGTGGAGCAGTTGCAGCGGATTGGTTCGACGTTTGGCTCGCGCACGAGTTTTCTCACGGAGCTGACGCTCGATCCGCCGAACTCGACCAGCGATGAGTCAGGGCCGGCGCATAAGGATGATGACTATCTGATCCTCTCGACGATCCACTCGGCCAAGGGTCAGGAGTGGAAGAACGTGTTCGTGCTGAACGTTGTCGATGGCTGCATGCCGTCGGATTTGGGCGCGGGCTCGACGGCGGAGTTGGAGGAGGAGCGGCGGCTGCTCTATGTGGCGATGACGCGGGCGAAGGATGAGCTGCATCTCATCACGCCGCAGCGTTTCTATCACACGCAGCAGGGCAAGGGCGGCGACAAGCACGTCTATGCGATCCGCTCGCGCTTTGTGCCGACGAACATTCTGCCGAAGTTCGAGCAGATGGCGTGGGCGCCGGGGGAGGGCGTCGATGGCGTGCAAGATCGCGGGCCGCTGCCGAAGATTGATCTCGCTGCGCGGGCGCGGGGGCGATTCAGCTGA
- a CDS encoding penicillin acylase family protein — translation MKKLAALALTFALATCGPPPATPPAESFSPTITRNEYGVPHVHGRTDAEAAYGMAYAHAQDNFETIQITVLLGRGKLGAHLGEEGAKSDFLWHLLGIQRSVDERYERDLSPEFRAVVEAYAAGLNAYAAEHADEVLPGARNITGRDVIAGSALTVPLFWGFERTLGQVVTEDAHPCSPLQASAEQIDWGSNAFAVSPRRSDDGHTRLIVNSHQPWAGPVAWYEAGISSDTGWRMHGGLFPGSPFPVLGTNGHIGFAATVNLPDLADIYRLTTDDQHRGQYQIDGGWRRFEERTIWLWVKMGWFTIPIARTLRYTVHGPAFETADGWVAVRYAGQGELRALEQFWRMGRAQNYEQWREAMRMRAIPSFNFMYADETGRISYLYNAIIPRRAAGHDWSGCVAGDTSANIWPMDEYAETPELLDPASGWAVSTNGAPWYVTDEASNLSPAQFPDAAPAIETYVTNRGYRAVEILSPLRTISDAQLLAAKFDLTSSERSATVAAVNAVLAADASNDAELAEIQTLLRTWDRRAANDSAAAALVGLIYQPIYNAGRAATDPPDRVATAREAAQRLRTHFGRIDPPLGDLLRLRRGDVDLALEGAPDVLRALRWHDDPDGRAVADFGDGLMMVMDWAPDGTLTTRVIHQWGSSEHADSPHYNDQSAMFARREWRTVESPPAQ, via the coding sequence ATGAAGAAGCTCGCGGCGCTTGCTCTGACGTTTGCGCTCGCCACCTGCGGCCCGCCGCCCGCGACGCCGCCAGCGGAGAGCTTCTCCCCCACCATCACCCGCAACGAATACGGCGTGCCACACGTCCACGGTCGAACCGACGCCGAAGCCGCCTACGGCATGGCCTACGCCCACGCGCAGGACAATTTCGAGACCATCCAGATCACCGTGCTGCTCGGCCGCGGCAAACTCGGCGCTCATCTCGGCGAAGAAGGCGCCAAGTCCGATTTCCTGTGGCACCTGCTCGGCATCCAACGCTCGGTCGACGAACGCTACGAGCGCGACCTCTCGCCCGAATTCCGCGCCGTCGTCGAAGCCTACGCCGCCGGCCTCAACGCCTACGCCGCCGAACACGCCGACGAAGTTCTTCCGGGTGCGCGCAACATCACGGGCCGCGATGTCATCGCCGGCTCCGCGCTCACCGTCCCTTTGTTCTGGGGTTTTGAGCGCACGCTCGGTCAGGTCGTAACGGAAGACGCGCATCCCTGCTCGCCGCTCCAAGCCAGCGCAGAGCAGATCGACTGGGGCTCAAACGCCTTCGCCGTCTCTCCGCGCCGCAGTGACGACGGCCACACCCGTCTCATCGTCAACTCGCACCAGCCTTGGGCCGGACCGGTTGCGTGGTACGAAGCCGGCATCTCGTCCGACACCGGCTGGCGCATGCACGGCGGCCTCTTCCCCGGCTCACCCTTCCCGGTGCTCGGCACCAACGGCCACATCGGCTTCGCCGCCACCGTGAACTTGCCGGACCTCGCCGACATCTACCGCCTCACCACCGACGACCAGCATCGCGGCCAGTATCAAATCGACGGCGGATGGCGGCGCTTCGAAGAGCGGACGATCTGGCTCTGGGTGAAGATGGGCTGGTTCACGATCCCGATCGCCCGCACGCTACGCTACACGGTTCACGGCCCTGCTTTCGAAACCGCCGACGGCTGGGTCGCCGTGCGCTACGCCGGCCAAGGCGAACTCCGCGCGCTCGAACAATTCTGGCGCATGGGCCGCGCGCAGAACTACGAGCAGTGGCGCGAAGCCATGCGCATGCGCGCCATTCCGTCCTTCAATTTTATGTACGCCGATGAAACCGGACGCATCTCGTACCTCTACAACGCCATCATCCCGCGCCGCGCTGCGGGCCACGATTGGAGCGGCTGCGTCGCCGGCGACACCAGCGCCAACATCTGGCCGATGGACGAGTACGCTGAGACACCCGAGCTGCTCGATCCCGCCTCAGGCTGGGCCGTAAGCACCAACGGCGCGCCCTGGTACGTCACCGACGAAGCCTCGAACCTGTCGCCCGCACAATTCCCTGACGCCGCGCCGGCCATCGAAACCTACGTCACCAATCGCGGCTACCGCGCCGTCGAAATCCTCTCGCCGCTGCGCACCATCAGCGACGCGCAACTGCTCGCCGCCAAATTCGATCTCACCTCCAGCGAGCGCTCAGCCACCGTCGCCGCCGTCAACGCCGTGCTCGCCGCCGATGCCAGCAACGACGCCGAACTCGCCGAAATCCAAACGCTGCTCCGCACCTGGGATCGCCGCGCCGCCAACGACAGCGCGGCCGCAGCGCTCGTCGGCCTGATCTATCAGCCGATCTACAACGCCGGCCGCGCCGCCACCGATCCGCCCGACCGGGTCGCCACCGCACGCGAAGCGGCGCAACGCCTGCGCACCCACTTCGGCCGCATCGATCCGCCACTCGGCGATCTGCTGCGTCTCCGCCGCGGCGACGTCGATCTTGCTCTCGAAGGCGCGCCCGATGTGCTCCGCGCGCTACGCTGGCACGACGATCCCGATGGCCGCGCCGTCGCCGATTTCGGCGATGGTCTGATGATGGTGATGGACTGGGCCCCCGATGGAACGCTCACCACACGCGTCATCCACCAATGGGGCTCAAGCGAACACGCCGACAGCCCGCACTACAATGATCAGTCCGCCATGTTCGCACGGCGTGAGTGGCGCACCGTGGAGTCGCCGCCCGCACAATAA
- a CDS encoding VOC family protein translates to MISPNGIAHIQLTVRDVDASRPFYHRLLVETFGMSIQYDVPTQIFYCIGARTGVLIRPAAPEHRDTPFDQWRVGLHHFCFRLRSREDVDALHTSMREFGATIIRAPQEDAWAPGYYSILMEDPDGIRIEGVFIPGSGNLDRIKDAPLTPTLV, encoded by the coding sequence ATGATCTCCCCAAACGGCATCGCCCACATCCAGCTCACCGTTCGCGACGTTGACGCGTCGCGACCGTTCTATCATCGCCTGCTCGTCGAAACCTTCGGCATGTCGATCCAGTACGATGTGCCGACGCAAATCTTCTACTGCATCGGCGCGCGCACCGGCGTACTGATCCGCCCCGCCGCGCCCGAGCATCGCGACACGCCGTTCGATCAATGGCGCGTCGGCCTGCATCATTTCTGCTTCCGCTTGCGCTCACGCGAGGACGTGGACGCACTGCACACCTCGATGCGAGAGTTTGGCGCCACCATCATCCGCGCGCCGCAAGAAGATGCTTGGGCGCCCGGGTATTACTCGATCCTCATGGAAGATCCCGACGGCATCCGCATCGAAGGCGTGTTCATCCCTGGCAGCGGCAATCTCGATCGCATCAAGGACGCGCCGCTAACGCCGACGCTGGTCTAA
- a CDS encoding GGDEF domain-containing protein yields MINDLSLFRGPPGVERAREIIERMGKQQIPTSPANYEIWTTHVAGVKPDLSREIEARLQRGEAFTDETNEELFERFFANTRLSIQMLETSETIARELDDTVSSLRGAGGQAGSYAKVLQEAASRFEGGVDSAEFRTIVEHLAVTTHEMVESNLKLAEQIEAQSRQVEELQTALQSVKVEALTDGLTGLANRRMFDETLRRRMNDAAADSSDLCVLVFDIDQFKRINEAWGHALGDQVLRYIASVMRAHAQGDVLAARFGGEEFALIMPRTNVNLAEALAARISRAVKSKRLSLKSTGDVIGEITVSIGIARFRDADQSGDLAARAEACMLAAKHGGRDRIVTDAQLDRQSAA; encoded by the coding sequence ATGATCAATGATCTGTCCCTGTTTCGCGGCCCTCCCGGCGTGGAGCGGGCGCGCGAAATCATCGAGCGCATGGGGAAGCAGCAAATCCCGACCAGCCCGGCGAACTACGAAATCTGGACGACCCACGTCGCCGGCGTGAAGCCGGATCTGAGCCGCGAGATCGAAGCGCGGTTGCAGCGTGGCGAAGCGTTCACTGACGAGACCAACGAAGAACTGTTCGAGCGCTTCTTCGCCAACACGCGTCTCTCCATCCAGATGCTGGAAACCAGCGAAACCATCGCACGCGAACTCGACGATACGGTGTCGAGCCTGCGCGGCGCGGGCGGGCAGGCGGGATCGTACGCGAAAGTGCTGCAAGAAGCGGCGAGCCGCTTCGAAGGCGGCGTGGATTCTGCCGAGTTTCGCACCATCGTCGAACACCTCGCGGTGACAACGCACGAAATGGTCGAGAGCAATCTGAAGCTGGCCGAGCAGATCGAGGCGCAATCGCGTCAGGTCGAGGAGCTGCAAACGGCGCTGCAGAGCGTGAAGGTCGAAGCGCTGACAGATGGGCTCACCGGGCTCGCCAACCGTCGCATGTTCGATGAAACGCTGCGCCGGCGTATGAACGACGCGGCAGCGGATAGCAGCGATCTCTGTGTGCTGGTGTTCGACATCGATCAGTTCAAGCGCATCAATGAGGCCTGGGGCCATGCGTTGGGCGATCAGGTGCTGCGCTACATCGCGTCGGTGATGCGCGCCCATGCGCAGGGCGACGTGTTGGCGGCGCGGTTCGGCGGCGAGGAATTCGCCCTGATCATGCCGCGCACCAATGTGAACCTGGCCGAGGCGCTGGCGGCGCGCATCAGCCGCGCGGTGAAGTCGAAGCGGCTGTCGCTGAAATCGACGGGCGACGTGATCGGCGAAATCACGGTGTCGATCGGGATCGCGCGCTTCCGCGACGCGGATCAATCGGGCGATCTGGCCGCGCGGGCGGAAGCTTGCATGCTCGCCGCCAAGCACGGCGGCCGCGACCGCATCGTCACCGACGCGCAATTGGATCGGCAAAGCGCGGCTTAG
- the virB11 gene encoding P-type DNA transfer ATPase VirB11, which translates to MSAAELGEGGVYLRAFLAPLAPWLDRADVTDILVNEPGEVWFETRSAPLTRVDAPQVSAVMLQRLAQQIAAASHQGVNREHPLLAATLPSGARVQVVAPPATRRHYALAVRKHDIGDLCLDDYASSGVFSHVARLRGDEEDEMDVRLSALLDAGEVQAFLSMAVRAGKTFLISGGTASGKTTFLNALLKEVPREERVIVIEDTPEIHIAQPNSVGLVAVRGELGETRVGAEELLKAALRMRPDRLLVGEIRGEEAFSFLRAINTGHPGSMTTVHADSPRGAFDQIAFMAMQAGTNLTRTDVLEYARGVIDVVVQLSRANGNRAITGIEFVARAR; encoded by the coding sequence ATGAGCGCGGCGGAGCTTGGCGAGGGTGGCGTCTATTTGCGCGCCTTCCTCGCTCCGCTGGCGCCTTGGCTCGATCGCGCCGACGTCACGGACATTCTTGTCAATGAACCCGGCGAAGTTTGGTTCGAAACCCGTTCCGCGCCGCTGACGCGTGTGGACGCGCCACAGGTGAGTGCAGTCATGCTGCAGCGCTTGGCACAGCAGATCGCCGCCGCTTCGCATCAGGGTGTGAACCGCGAACATCCGCTCTTGGCCGCGACCCTGCCGAGCGGCGCCCGCGTGCAGGTGGTCGCTCCGCCCGCCACACGCCGCCACTACGCCCTCGCCGTTCGCAAGCACGACATCGGCGATCTCTGTCTCGACGACTACGCATCGAGTGGTGTCTTTTCACACGTCGCGCGGCTCCGTGGCGATGAAGAGGATGAAATGGACGTGCGCTTGTCCGCTTTGCTCGATGCGGGTGAAGTGCAGGCGTTTCTTTCCATGGCCGTGCGCGCCGGTAAGACGTTCCTGATCTCCGGCGGCACGGCGTCGGGAAAGACCACCTTCCTCAACGCGCTTCTGAAGGAAGTGCCGCGCGAGGAGCGCGTTATTGTTATCGAGGACACGCCGGAGATTCACATCGCGCAACCCAACTCGGTCGGCCTGGTCGCAGTGCGCGGCGAGCTCGGCGAAACGCGCGTCGGCGCCGAGGAATTGCTGAAGGCGGCGCTGCGCATGCGGCCCGATCGGCTGCTCGTCGGCGAAATCCGGGGCGAGGAGGCGTTCTCGTTCTTGCGCGCCATCAATACAGGCCACCCAGGGTCGATGACGACCGTCCATGCTGACAGCCCGCGGGGCGCGTTCGATCAAATAGCCTTCATGGCGATGCAAGCGGGCACGAACCTCACGCGCACGGACGTGTTGGAGTATGCGCGCGGCGTCATCGACGTGGTCGTGCAACTAAGTCGCGCCAACGGAAACCGCGCAATCACCGGAATCGAGTTCGTCGCTCGCGCCAGGTGA
- a CDS encoding aspartate aminotransferase family protein: MPDTLRPNSLDSFWMPFTPNKAFKADPRMVVRAGGMHYYTPDNRAILDATSGLWCCAAGHGVPRIVEAIQRAAAELDYATTFNLGHPSAFEFANRLGQILPDGLDRIFFTNSGSESADTALKIALAYQQARGKPGKYRLIGREKGYHGTNFGGISVGGIVRNRRTYGPMVSGVDHLPHTLDVARSAFSRGQPAQGAELADALERIVQLHDPSTIAAVIVEPVAGSAGVIIPPQGYLKRLRELCTKHDILLIFDEVITGFGRLGTPFASHFFDVKPDILTMAKAITNAAVPMGAVAASREIYDTILNNAETPIELFHGYTTSGHPLACAAGIATLDTFKEERLFERAAKIAPYWEDALHSLKGEPHIVDIRNLGLIGGIELSPRADNNRAGEVFRKCFDAGVFVRYTGDVLAFSPPLIIEKAQIDQIVDTVRTALKQVT; this comes from the coding sequence ATGCCTGACACGCTGCGCCCCAACTCGCTCGACTCGTTCTGGATGCCATTCACGCCGAATAAGGCGTTCAAAGCTGACCCGCGCATGGTCGTGCGCGCCGGGGGCATGCACTATTACACGCCCGACAACCGCGCGATCCTCGACGCCACGTCCGGCCTTTGGTGCTGCGCCGCGGGCCACGGCGTGCCGCGCATTGTCGAAGCCATCCAACGCGCCGCCGCCGAACTCGACTACGCCACCACCTTCAACCTCGGCCACCCCAGCGCGTTCGAGTTCGCCAACCGCCTCGGCCAAATCCTGCCCGACGGCCTCGATCGCATCTTCTTCACCAACAGCGGCTCAGAATCCGCCGACACCGCGCTCAAGATTGCGCTCGCCTACCAGCAAGCGCGCGGCAAGCCCGGCAAGTATCGCCTGATCGGCCGCGAGAAAGGCTATCACGGCACCAATTTCGGCGGCATCAGCGTCGGCGGCATCGTCCGCAACCGGCGCACCTATGGGCCGATGGTGTCAGGCGTCGATCACCTGCCGCACACGCTCGACGTTGCGCGCAGCGCCTTCTCACGCGGCCAGCCCGCGCAAGGCGCTGAACTCGCCGACGCGCTCGAACGCATCGTGCAACTCCACGATCCGAGCACCATCGCCGCCGTCATCGTCGAACCCGTCGCGGGCTCCGCTGGCGTAATCATCCCGCCGCAAGGCTATCTGAAGCGCCTGCGCGAACTCTGCACCAAGCACGACATTCTGCTCATCTTCGACGAAGTCATCACCGGCTTCGGCCGTCTCGGCACGCCGTTCGCGTCGCACTTCTTCGACGTGAAGCCCGACATCCTCACCATGGCGAAAGCCATCACCAACGCCGCGGTACCGATGGGCGCCGTCGCCGCCTCGCGCGAGATCTACGACACCATCCTCAACAACGCCGAAACCCCGATCGAACTCTTCCACGGCTACACCACCAGCGGCCACCCACTCGCTTGCGCCGCCGGCATCGCCACGCTCGACACCTTCAAAGAAGAGCGCCTGTTCGAACGCGCCGCCAAAATCGCGCCGTATTGGGAAGACGCGCTGCATTCACTGAAGGGCGAACCCCACATCGTCGACATCCGCAATCTCGGCCTCATCGGCGGCATCGAACTCAGCCCCCGCGCCGACAACAACCGCGCCGGCGAAGTCTTCCGCAAGTGCTTCGACGCCGGCGTCTTCGTTCGCTACACCGGCGACGTACTCGCCTTCTCACCGCCTCTGATCATCGAGAAGGCGCAGATTGACCAGATCGTGGACACGGTGCGCACGGCGCTGAAGCAGGTCACCTAA